One part of the Rutidosis leptorrhynchoides isolate AG116_Rl617_1_P2 chromosome 1, CSIRO_AGI_Rlap_v1, whole genome shotgun sequence genome encodes these proteins:
- the LOC139843183 gene encoding replication protein A 70 kDa DNA-binding subunit B-like — protein sequence MALPTENSIAQAVQRTYVYLDELQVGQDAVVKVMICRTWDTHTVYGKYLSTDFIASDEKGNVVQLTAKNTVAHCFIPRLKEGSVYLLKNFEVIPNRDTYRILKDNKFLIQLQGSTFLGRQAIEGLSGFIRHPFKCIAFDALEPTEGKYLIDAVGCVLNVGSPQTPKQGTSALEFELANERGQRVRVTLWGNLGSSFLQKKPPSPGQYCIILSSVSVKQNHYGTKALSSTSSTMILDDAEIPTLTDFINKISGVQLCDDEEEPLAGRHYPPPKEGTLADLLALARKGKHNSDDVFKCKVELMNIRMKNGWHYTTCSICQAKKGITRQFGGYWCESCAKLVPEPITRFRVQCEVRDATAETVIVFFDETAEQLTQTTAPCLMAEQDEETRTTVLPNALANLLGTTQVVLIKTCSHYEHGTFESFNCIKVYLDEPVPETLPTLDVTEDTIPAVAESVAESSTPLHSTSKGVKREIDVPTPPKDSERPSRRRFIVTSDSEDEHPPKTATGEDKEVQKNE from the exons ATGGCACTACCTACTGAAAACTCCATTGCCCAGGCCGTTCAGCGCACTTATGTTTACCTTGATGAATTGCAGGTAGGTCAGGACGCGGTCGTTAAGGTCATGATCTGTAGGACATGGGATACGCACACAGTCTACGGCAAATATCTCAGCACTGATTTTATAGCTTCTGATGAGAAG GGGAATGTTGTTCAGTTGACTGCCAAAAACACTGTGGCCCATTGTTTTATTCCAAGGCTCAAAGAGGGCTCAGTGTATTTGTTAAAGAATTTTGAAGTGATTCCGAATAGAGACACTTACCGTATACTGAAGGACAACAAGTTCCTTATTCAGTTGCAGGGATCCACCTTTCTCGGGAGACAAGCAATCGAAGGTTTATCCGGGTTCATCCGCCATCCTTTCAAGTGCATTGCATTTGACGCCTTGGAACCTACCGAGGGAAAATACTTGATTG ATGCTGTTGGATGTGTTCTTAATGTGGGCTCACCCCAGACCCCTAAACAGGGCACCAGCGCTCTAGAATTCGAGCTTGCAAACGAACG GGGTCAGCGAGTAAGGGTCACATTGTGGGGAAACCTTGGGAGTTCTTTCCTGCAGAAGAAGCCACCGTCACCCGGCCAATATTGCATCATTTTGAGCTCCGTTTCCGTGAAACAAAACCACTACG GTACTAAGGCACTCTCAAGCACATCGTCCACTATGATTCTAGATGACGCCGAAATACCAACCCTCACTGATTTCATCAACAAAATAAG CGGAGTCCAGCTATGTGATGATGAGGAAGAACCACTTGCCGGGCGCCATTACCCGCCCCCCAAAGAGGGCACGCTTGCTGATCTCCTCGCGCTAGCCCGGAAAGGGAAACACAATTCC GATGACGTTTTCAAGTGTAAAGTTGAACTCATGAATATTCGCATGAAGAACGGGTGGCATTACACCACTTGCAGTATTTGTCAGGCGAAAAAGGGCATAACGCGGCAGTTTGGTGGCTATTGGTGTGAATCATGCGCCAAGCTTGTCCCTGAGCCAATTACACG GTTCAGGGTACAATGCGAAGTCCGCGATGCGACTGCGGAAACTGTTATTGTTTTCTTCGATGAAACTGCTGAACAGTTGACTCAGACTACAGCACCATGTTTGATGGCTGAACAAGACGAA GAAACCCGCACAACCGTGTTACCAAATGCACTCGCAAATCTATTGGGCACCACACAGGTTGTATTGATAAAGACATGCTCCCATTATGAGCATGGGACGTTTGAAAGTTTCAATTGCATTAAGGTTTACTTGGATGAGCCGGTACCCGAAACCCTACCTACTTTGGATGTTACAGAGGATACCATACCTGCAGTTGCTGAATCCGTTGCTGAATCGAGCACTCCACTTCATTCAACCTCAAAGGGGGTTAAGCGTGAAATCGATGTGCCTACTCCACCCAAGGATTCGGAGCGTCCAAGCCGTCGAAG GTTTATTGTAACGTCTGATTCGGAAGACGAGCATCCCCCCAAAACAGCAACCGGTGAAGATAAGGAGGTCCAGAAAAATGAATAA